The following coding sequences lie in one Capnocytophaga stomatis genomic window:
- a CDS encoding TPM domain-containing protein, with protein sequence MKRLYYFIILLLAVQPLLLAQVPKLKNPNEAVQDYVNLLSDQERMLLNTKLAQYADSTSTGIVIAIVPRTDDDINFQAAEILSEWKIGQKGKDNGVLILMASEQRKVAISTGYGVEEYLTDALSKQIITQDMIPHFRERNYYAGFDSATTSIMQVLSGTYKNDATPTQGIPFSVIVIFGIAMLLLIIALSKGGKGGNNSRGGGGFDLFDMIILSSMGRNSGGFGGGFGGGGSSGGFGGFGGGMGGGGGASGSW encoded by the coding sequence ATGAAGAGATTATATTACTTTATTATATTGCTTTTGGCTGTTCAGCCACTACTTTTGGCACAAGTTCCCAAACTAAAAAATCCGAATGAGGCGGTGCAGGATTATGTTAATCTGCTTTCTGACCAGGAAAGAATGCTTCTTAATACAAAGTTAGCACAGTACGCCGATTCTACTTCCACGGGGATTGTTATTGCAATCGTTCCGAGAACTGATGATGACATCAATTTTCAGGCTGCTGAAATTCTTTCCGAATGGAAAATCGGGCAAAAAGGAAAAGACAATGGCGTATTGATATTAATGGCTTCTGAGCAGCGAAAAGTAGCAATATCAACGGGTTACGGCGTAGAAGAATACCTAACCGACGCACTAAGCAAGCAAATTATCACGCAAGATATGATTCCTCATTTTAGAGAAAGGAATTATTATGCAGGTTTTGACAGTGCCACAACTTCGATAATGCAAGTACTTTCGGGTACGTACAAGAATGATGCTACACCAACGCAAGGAATACCTTTCTCTGTGATAGTTATTTTTGGAATTGCGATGCTTTTGCTGATTATAGCTTTGTCAAAAGGAGGAAAAGGCGGAAATAATAGCCGAGGTGGAGGCGGTTTTGACCTTTTTGATATGATAATCCTTTCCAGTATGGGGCGAAACTCCGGTGGTTTTGGCGGAGGTTTCGGTGGTGGAGGCAGCTCAGGAGGTTTTGGCGGCTTCGGCGGTGGAATGGGCGGAGGCGGAGGTGCCAGCGGAAGTTGGTAA